One region of Quercus lobata isolate SW786 chromosome 2, ValleyOak3.0 Primary Assembly, whole genome shotgun sequence genomic DNA includes:
- the LOC115978371 gene encoding late embryogenesis abundant protein At1g64065-like, whose protein sequence is MAEKMNQQVHPFAQVNKQPRSDEESGTLTSDQELRRKKRIKLAIYIAAFAVFQTIVILVFALTVMRVKTPEVRLGTDVTFQNFKTGTQASPSFDLSFTTQVGVKNSNFGPYKFDSTIATFMYEGVTVGQVTIPKGKAGLRSTKKVTVTVNVNSNALQSTTSLGSELGAGVLTLNSQAKLSGKVELMFVMKKKKSAEMNCTMAIEVSTKAVQSMNCE, encoded by the coding sequence ATGGCTGAGAAAATGAACCAGCAGGTGCACCCCTTCGCACAAGTAAATAAGCAACCCAGAAGTGATGAAGAGTCTGGTACTCTGACATCTGATCAGGAGCTCAGGCGAAAGAAAAGGATCAAGTTGGCCATATATATTGCTGCTTTTGCTGTGTTTCAGACCATTGTTATCTTGGTCTTTGCACTCACTGTGATGCGTGTAAAGACCCCTGAGGTCAGGTTGGGCACTGATGTCACGTTCCAGAACTTCAAAACTGGAACCCAAGCATCACCTTCCTTTGACTTGAGCTTCACAACCCAAGTTGGAGTTAAGAACTCAAACTTTGGTCCCTACAAATTTGATAGCACCATTGCCACGTTCATGTACGAGGGTGTAACAGTAGGGCAAGTGACTATTCCTAAAGGTAAGGCTGGGCTGCGTTCTACCAAAAAAGTTACTGTCACAGTTAATGTGAATTCAAATGCTCTGCAAAGCACTACTAGTCTTGGAAGTGAATTAGGTGCTGGTGTATTAACTCTGAACAGCCAGGCAAAGCTTAGTGGGAAAGTGGAATTGATGtttgtgatgaagaagaagaagtccgCCGAAATGAATTGCACGATGGCCATTGAAGTGTCAACAAAGGCGGTCCAATCTATGAATTGcgaataa